In Musa acuminata AAA Group cultivar baxijiao chromosome BXJ2-3, Cavendish_Baxijiao_AAA, whole genome shotgun sequence, the following proteins share a genomic window:
- the LOC135607457 gene encoding monosaccharide-sensing protein 2-like, with product MQGAVLVAIAAAIGNMLQGWDNATIAGAVLYIKREFKLEGQPTIEGLIVAMSLIGATIITTFSGAVSDWIGRRPMLIISSVLYFISGLIMFWSPNVYMLLLARLIDGFGIGLAVTLVPVYISETAPSEIRGLLNTLPQFTGSGGMFLSYCMVFAMSLNIRPDWRLMLGVLSVPSLLYFVLTVFFLPESPRWLVSKGRMKEAKQVLQRLRGREDVSGEMALLVEGLRVSTDTTIEEYIIGPANELPDEQDSTAEKDKIMLYGPQQGLSWVAQPVTGPSLLGSAFGLISRQGSIVNQSIPLMDPLVTLFGSVHGKLPEMGSMRSILFPNFGSMFSVVENHPKAEQWDEEIGHQDGVDYVSDGAGGDSDDNLHTPLLSRHGTGMDGNDMIHNSSLMQENVGEAVSSMGIGGGWQLAWKWTNREAVDGTKEGGFKRIYLRQEGVVGSQQASLVSIPGGNIPEEGEYVQAAALVSQPALFSKEVMSQDPAGPAMVHPSKIAAEGPMWRVLFEAGVRHALFVGIGIQILQQFAGINGVLYYTPQILEQAGVEVLLANLGIGSDSASILVSALTTLLMLPCIAVAMRLMDVSGRRSLLLATIPVLIVSLVGLVLTNLVDLGSVAHAIFSTICVVVYFCCFVMGFGPIPNILCSEIFPTRVRGVCIAICSLTFWFCDIIVTYSLPVMLNTIGLAGVFGIYAIVCVIALVFVFLKIPETKGMPLEVIIEFFNVGSKQVAKT from the exons ATGCAGGGAGCTGTTTTGGTTGCCATTGCTGCTGCAATTGGCAATATGTTGCAGGGATGGGATAATGCTACCATAGCAG GTGCTGTTCTTTACATAAAGAGGGAATTTAAGTTGGAGGGCCAGCCTACTATTGAGGGACTAATTGTGGCCATGTCACTTATTGGTGCCACTATCATTACAACATTCTCAGGAGCAGTGTCAGATTGGATTGGTAGACGGCCCATGTTAATTATCTCATCGGTGCTCTACTTTATTAGTGGTCTGATAATGTTTTGGTCTCCAAATGTATATATGCTGCTCTTGGCAAGGCTTATAGATGGATTTGGAATTGGTTTGGCAGTCACACTAGTTCCAGTGTACATATCTGAGACGGCCCCATCTGAGATAAGGGGTTTGTTAAATACTCTTCCACAGTTCACGGGCTCTGGAGGAATGTTTCTTTCATATTGCATGGTTTTTGCAATGTCATTAAATATCCGACCTGACTGGCGATTGATGCTTGGAGTTCTCTCTGTTCCTTCTCTTTTATATTTTGTGCTGACTGTATTCTTCCTGCCTGAATCACCGAGATGGCTTGTTAGCAAAGGGCGAATGAAGGAGGCCAAACAAGTTTTACAGAGGTTACGTGGAAGAGAAGATGTCTCAG GAGAAATGGCTCTTCTTGTTGAAGGTTTAAGAGTAAGTACAGATACAACCATTGAAGAGTATATAATTGGCCCTGCAAATGAGCTCCCTGATGAACAGGATTCAACTGCTGAAAAGGACAAGATCATGTTGTATGGTCCACAACAAGGCCTCTCATGGGTTGCACAGCCAGTTACAGGACCAAGTCTTCTTGGAAGTGCATTTGGTCTCATATCACGCCAGGGAAGCATTGTAAATCAGAGCATCCCTCTTATGGATCCTCTAGTTACTCTTTTTGGAAGTGTCCATGGAAAGCTACCCGAAATGGGAAGCATGAGAAGTATTTTGTTCCCCAATTTCGGTAGCATGTTTAGTGTGGTGGAGAATCATCCAAAAGCTGAGCAATGGGATGAGGAAATTGGTCATCAGGATGGTGTGGATTATGTCTCTGATGGTGCAGGAGGTGATTCCGATGATAATTTGCACACTCCATTGCTCTCTCGCCATGGAACAGGCATGGAtgggaatgacatgatacataacaGCAGTCTTATGCAGGAAAATGTTGGTGAGGCAGTGAGTAGTATGGGCATAGGAGGTGGTTGGCAGTTAGCCTGGAAGTGGACTAACAGAGAGGCTGTAGACGGAACAAAAGAAGGAGGTTTCAAGAGGATTTATTTGCGCCAAGAAGGTGTTGTTGGGTCACAACAAGCTTCCCTTGTCTCAATTCCTGGAGGCAACATCCCAGAAGAAGGTGAATATGTTCAAGCTGCAGCATTAGTAAGCCAACCTGCTCTGTTTTCGAAGGAAGTCATGAGCCAGGATCCAGCTGGGCCAGCAATGGTTCATCCATCCAAGATTGCTGCTGAAGGGCCAATGTGGAGAGTTCTTTTTGAAGCAGGAGTCAGGCATGCATTATTTGTTGGCATTGGGATACAAATTCTTCAGCAG TTTGCTGGCATTAATGGGGTTCTTTATTACACTCCGCAAATTCTTGAGCAAGCTGGTGTTGAAGTTCTTCTTGCAAATCTCGGAATTGGTTCTGATTCAGCATCAATACTTGTAAGTGCTCTTACGACTCTGTTGATGCTCCCTTGCATAGCTGTTGCTATGAGGCTCATGGATGTCTCTGGAAGAAG GAGTCTTTTGTTGGCTACAATTCCTGTTTTGATCGTATCACTTGTTGGTCTGGTCCTGACAAACCTTGTGGACCTCGGCTCTGTTGCTCATGCCATCTTCTCAACCATATGTGTTGTGGTTTACTTCTGTTGCTTTGTCATGGGCTTTGGTCCTATTCCCAACATCCTTTGCTCTGAGATTTTTCCAACTCGTGTACGTGGTGTGTGCATAGCGATATGCTCCCTCACCTTCTGGTTTTGCGATATCATTGTTACCTACAGCCTTCCCGTGATGCTGAACACTATTGGTCTTGCTGGGGTGTTTGGGATCTATGCTATCGTCTGTGTCATAGCATTGGTATTTGTCTTCCTCAAGATTCCTGAAACAAAAGGCATGCCCCTTGAAGTCATCATCGAGTTCTTCAATGTTGGATCCAAGCAAGTCGCCAAAACCTAA
- the LOC135607545 gene encoding uncharacterized protein LOC135607545 has protein sequence MAHFATEIQGFPNAHPSLILYYQDYDHDMEDCHDLRNQIEELIRRGHLGRYLKEPKEASPRPRGLVEKQINVITSGPVAGGSSSAVRKAYACSMVEKGPRPEFEPEITFGTEEVKRSHHDNTLVISIQIANSRVKRVMVDIMSSTDMLYLDTFKKLSLTNEDLTPMASTLIGFMGDSISPLGTTILPVTIGEGPRAKIMMTTFMVVDLQSAYNVILGCPTLNKLKAMVSTYHRAIKFSTSAKVRESRSDPGESRQLPYSGHSSGEVAPPPSPRSP, from the exons ATGGCGCACTTTGCCACTGAAATTCAGGGGTTCCCAAATGCCCATCCCTCTTTGATCTT GTACTATCAGGACTATGACCATGATATGGAAGACTGCCATGACCTCCGAAAtcagattgaagaactaattcggAGAGGTCACCTCGGGCGCTACCTCAAGGAACCAAAAGAAGCATCCCCGCGTCCCAGGGGTCTAGTCGAGAAACAAATCAACGTCATTACTAGTGGACCAGTGGCTGGTGGTAGTAGCTCGGCGGTGAGGAAGGCCTACGCCTGTAGCATGGTGGAAAAGGGCCCCAGACCCGAGTTCGAGCCCGAAATCACCTTCGGAACCGAAGAGGTCAAACGCTCCCACCACGACAACactttggtgatctccatccagaTCGCTAATTCCCGGGTAAAAAGAGTGATGGTCGACATCATGAGCTCTACCGACATGTTGTACCTCGACACCTTCAAGAAGCTCAGCCTAACTAATGAGGACCTCACTCCCATGGCGTCGACACTCATCGGATTCATgggggattccatctccccgctcgGAACCACCATCCTCCCCGTTACAATCGGGGAAGGACCGAGAGCCAAAATAATgatgaccaccttcatggtagtcgacctGCAATCGGCCTACAATGTCATCCTTGGCTGCCCGACACTCAACAAACTGAAAGCGATGGTCTCCACTTACCACCGGGCCATCAAATTTTCGACTTCAGCAAAGGTTAGGGAATCCCGAAGTGATCCGGGAGAATCAAGGCAGCTACCTTACAGCGGTCACTCTTCCGGAGAAGTCGCGCCCCCGCCAAGCCCTCGGTCCCCGTGA